A window from Actinomycetospora corticicola encodes these proteins:
- a CDS encoding DUF3253 domain-containing protein — MEDKTCATCGRRIEWRKKWARDWENVRYCSDACRRHKPNDTDRALETSIVELLDRRAAGKTICPSEAAKQVGGDAWRDLMEPARRAARRLVDAGTIEITQQGHVVDPSTAKGPIRLRRV, encoded by the coding sequence GTGGAGGACAAGACCTGCGCGACCTGTGGACGGCGCATCGAGTGGCGCAAGAAGTGGGCCCGCGACTGGGAGAACGTGCGCTACTGCTCCGACGCCTGCCGTCGGCACAAGCCGAACGACACCGACCGCGCCCTGGAGACCTCGATCGTCGAGCTGCTGGACCGGCGCGCAGCCGGGAAGACGATCTGCCCGTCCGAGGCGGCGAAGCAGGTGGGCGGCGACGCCTGGCGCGACCTCATGGAACCCGCCCGTCGCGCGGCCCGACGGCTGGTCGACGCCGGGACCATCGAGATCACGCAGCAGGGCCACGTCGTCGACCCCTCGACCGCGAAGGGGCCGATCCGGCTGCGCAGGGTCTGA
- a CDS encoding PhzF family phenazine biosynthesis isomerase produces the protein MHRFTQVDVFTDELFTGNPVAVVHDADDLTDAQMAAIASWTNLSETTFLLRPTQPGADYRLRIFTPRRELPFAGHPTLGSARAWLEAGGVPHDGAGPVQECGAGLVRVRAAQRLSFEAPPLVRSGPVDAADLTVLTAGLGVDDVVDAAWVDNGPGWVAVLLRDAATVLSLEPDLRALGASDVSRAVGVVGPHPAGSDVMFEVRAFVPALGVGEDPVTGSLNAGLAQWLVPAGHAPSSYVAAQGTVLGRKGRIHVEHRGEQVLVGGDTVVGVAGTIAV, from the coding sequence GTGCACCGCTTCACCCAGGTCGACGTCTTCACCGACGAGCTCTTCACCGGCAACCCGGTCGCGGTCGTCCACGACGCCGACGACCTCACCGACGCGCAGATGGCTGCGATCGCCTCGTGGACGAACCTGTCGGAGACGACGTTCCTGCTGCGCCCCACGCAGCCCGGCGCGGACTACCGGCTGCGCATCTTCACGCCGCGCCGCGAGCTGCCGTTCGCGGGTCACCCGACGCTGGGCTCCGCCCGCGCGTGGCTGGAGGCGGGAGGCGTCCCCCACGACGGGGCCGGTCCGGTCCAGGAGTGCGGCGCGGGTCTCGTACGGGTGCGGGCCGCGCAGCGGTTGTCCTTCGAGGCGCCGCCGCTGGTGCGGTCGGGCCCGGTCGACGCCGCGGACCTCACCGTGCTGACGGCGGGTCTCGGCGTGGACGACGTGGTCGACGCGGCGTGGGTGGACAACGGTCCCGGCTGGGTCGCGGTGCTGCTGCGGGACGCCGCGACGGTCCTGTCCCTGGAACCCGACCTGCGGGCTCTCGGCGCGAGCGACGTCAGCCGGGCGGTCGGGGTGGTCGGCCCGCACCCGGCGGGATCCGACGTGATGTTCGAGGTGCGGGCGTTCGTGCCGGCGTTGGGGGTCGGCGAGGACCCGGTGACGGGCTCGCTCAACGCCGGACTCGCGCAGTGGCTGGTGCCGGCCGGGCACGCCCCGTCGTCGTACGTGGCGGCGCAGGGCACGGTGCTCGGGCGGAAGGGGCGGATCCACGTCGAGCACCGCGGCGAGCAGGTGCTGGTCGGCGGCGACACCGTCGTCGGGGTGGCCGGGACGATCGCGGTCTGA
- a CDS encoding GNAT family N-acetyltransferase yields MTVLLGVLTRLRPWRDDDAEAIFRACQDVDVQRFTTVPSPYRREDADWFLAHYVHDVEADGGASFCVEGLAEPGRVAGSMALLFVREGVGEIGYWCAPAARGRGWTSDALATMAAWSFAERDCGRLELTVEPANLASLAVARRAGFVADRVDPAKELRDGSVRRVVVLALER; encoded by the coding sequence GTGACCGTGCTGCTGGGCGTGCTGACCCGACTCCGGCCGTGGCGCGACGACGACGCCGAGGCCATCTTCCGCGCGTGCCAGGACGTCGACGTGCAGCGCTTCACGACGGTGCCCTCCCCCTACCGCCGGGAGGACGCCGACTGGTTCCTGGCCCACTACGTGCACGACGTCGAGGCCGACGGCGGGGCGTCGTTCTGCGTGGAGGGCCTCGCCGAGCCCGGTCGGGTGGCCGGGAGCATGGCGCTGCTGTTCGTGCGCGAGGGGGTCGGCGAGATCGGCTACTGGTGTGCGCCGGCGGCCCGCGGGCGGGGGTGGACCTCGGACGCGCTCGCGACGATGGCGGCGTGGAGCTTCGCGGAGCGCGATTGCGGGCGCCTGGAGCTGACGGTCGAGCCCGCCAACCTCGCATCGCTCGCGGTCGCGCGGCGGGCGGGGTTCGTGGCGGACCGGGTCGACCCGGCGAAGGAGCTCCGGGACGGGTCGGTGCGCAGGGTGGTGGTCCTCGCGCTGGAGCGGTGA
- a CDS encoding GNAT family acetyltransferase → MRIRDLAPAEHDAAIALWHAAGLTRPWNDPRSDLDRALAGPSSTVLVALPDGGAGLLGTVMVGHDGHRGWVYYLAAVERGRGVGRALVAAAETWLAAHVPKVQLMVRAGNEGAAAFYARLGYERSEVTVWQRVIRDDPTCPPPTTLLG, encoded by the coding sequence GTGCGCATCCGAGACCTGGCGCCCGCGGAGCACGATGCCGCCATCGCCCTGTGGCACGCGGCCGGGCTCACGCGTCCCTGGAACGACCCGCGCTCCGACCTCGACCGCGCCCTCGCCGGCCCGTCGTCGACGGTGCTCGTCGCCCTTCCCGACGGCGGGGCGGGTCTGCTCGGGACGGTGATGGTCGGCCACGACGGGCACCGCGGCTGGGTGTACTACCTGGCGGCGGTCGAGCGCGGCCGCGGCGTCGGACGGGCCCTGGTGGCGGCCGCCGAGACCTGGCTCGCTGCCCACGTCCCGAAGGTGCAGCTGATGGTGCGCGCCGGGAACGAGGGGGCGGCGGCCTTCTACGCGCGGCTCGGGTACGAGCGCTCGGAAGTCACCGTGTGGCAGCGGGTGATCCGCGACGACCCCACGTGCCCGCCGCCGACGACGCTCCTAGGGTGA
- a CDS encoding alpha/beta hydrolase fold domain-containing protein yields MKFPILRRVLRGLVGLPRPFKRAIAGRRVELDGQVLDLDVQMIIKLISLAANPGEDPPLSDQRRLTDEAATGLAEITRGVVSRSVTIPVPTGPSRDAPGTLDARLYEPVDVAGATAGLLVFFHGGGFALGSIVSGDPLCRALAQQAGARVLSVEYRLAPEHPFPAGLADAVAALRYVLAHRTEFRAGAVAVGGDSAGANLALTAAHQLARRGETSAEFVLALYPVTDAGRQGGSRELFSVGFGLRTQDVEWFEGLYLPEGLDPIRPTALLEADDLALMPPSYVATAGFDPLRDEGEELVTALRAVGVPVVARRFPGLVHGYAGFAGLIPAARDAVLDAASALRAGIALTGPHASSGMALDTPGVADRGAGIS; encoded by the coding sequence GTGAAGTTCCCGATCCTGCGGCGTGTCCTGCGCGGTCTGGTCGGGCTGCCGCGTCCGTTCAAGCGTGCGATCGCCGGGCGACGTGTCGAGCTCGACGGCCAGGTCCTCGACCTCGACGTCCAGATGATCATCAAGCTCATCTCCCTCGCCGCGAACCCGGGCGAGGATCCACCGCTGTCCGACCAGCGCCGGCTCACCGACGAGGCCGCGACCGGCCTCGCCGAGATCACGCGCGGGGTGGTCAGCCGGTCGGTGACGATCCCGGTGCCGACCGGACCCTCCCGGGACGCTCCGGGCACGCTCGACGCCCGCCTCTACGAACCGGTCGACGTCGCCGGTGCCACGGCGGGTCTGCTCGTCTTCTTCCACGGCGGCGGGTTCGCGCTCGGCAGCATCGTCTCCGGTGATCCGCTCTGCCGCGCCCTCGCGCAGCAGGCCGGTGCCCGCGTGCTGTCCGTCGAGTACCGCCTGGCCCCGGAACACCCGTTCCCGGCCGGGCTCGCCGACGCCGTCGCGGCCCTGCGGTACGTCCTCGCGCACCGCACGGAGTTCCGGGCGGGAGCGGTCGCGGTCGGCGGCGACTCGGCGGGCGCCAACCTCGCCCTCACCGCCGCCCACCAGCTCGCGCGCCGCGGGGAGACCTCGGCGGAGTTCGTCCTCGCGCTCTACCCCGTCACCGACGCGGGACGGCAGGGCGGCTCCCGCGAGCTGTTCAGCGTCGGCTTCGGGCTGCGGACCCAGGACGTGGAGTGGTTCGAGGGCCTCTACCTCCCCGAGGGGCTCGACCCGATCCGGCCGACCGCGCTGCTCGAGGCCGACGACCTCGCCCTCATGCCCCCGAGCTACGTCGCCACCGCGGGCTTCGATCCCCTCCGCGACGAGGGCGAGGAGCTCGTGACGGCGTTGCGGGCGGTCGGCGTCCCCGTCGTCGCCCGCCGCTTCCCCGGACTCGTGCACGGCTACGCGGGCTTCGCGGGGCTCATCCCGGCCGCCCGGGACGCGGTGCTCGACGCCGCTTCGGCCCTGCGCGCGGGCATCGCCCTGACCGGACCCCACGCGTCGTCGGGAATGGCCCTGGACACGCCGGGCGTGGCGGACCGTGGCGCGGGTATCTCCTGA
- a CDS encoding SRPBCC family protein, which produces MAGPVKETISIAAPVSTVVGIVADLENPDRWANEAKGAEVQARGDDGRPTRIQVTLGAIGFSTAAIYDVAYTDSSVTLTCSGDGGRLIRESTISYEAAESGDGTELTMTSTMEVTVPVPEWGLERAMGRSARKNLASVKKDAEG; this is translated from the coding sequence ATGGCGGGCCCCGTGAAGGAAACGATCTCCATCGCCGCGCCGGTGTCGACGGTCGTCGGCATCGTCGCCGACCTCGAGAACCCCGATCGCTGGGCGAACGAGGCCAAGGGCGCGGAGGTGCAGGCCCGCGGCGACGACGGGCGGCCGACCCGCATCCAGGTGACGCTCGGGGCCATCGGCTTCAGCACGGCGGCGATCTACGACGTCGCCTACACCGACTCCTCGGTGACGCTGACCTGCTCCGGTGACGGCGGGCGGCTCATCCGGGAGAGCACGATCAGCTACGAGGCGGCCGAATCCGGAGACGGCACCGAGCTGACGATGACCTCCACGATGGAGGTCACCGTCCCGGTGCCCGAGTGGGGCCTCGAGCGGGCGATGGGCCGCTCGGCCCGCAAGAACCTGGCGTCCGTGAAGAAGGACGCCGAGGGCTAG
- a CDS encoding aldo/keto reductase, translating into MEQRPLGSQGLTVSALGLGCMGMTYAYGGRDDAESRATIARALELGVTFFDTADIYGPRTNEELLGRELRAHRDEVQIATKFGNAVAPDGKPAGRVDGSPEYLRQAIDASLQRLGTDHVDLYYQHRVDPTVPIEDTWGALGELVDAGKVRYLGISEAAPDTIRRAHAVAPLSAVQTEYSLFTREVEDDGVLDVCRELGIGFVPYSPLGRGFLSGAIRSVDDLPEGDWRRNAPRFSGDALQANLRVLERVEEIAASKGVPTTVLALAWVLAQQIPSGVVPIPGTKRRGYLEENVSATDVTLTADELATLDEAAPLGVATGDRYPTAMMGALRR; encoded by the coding sequence ATGGAGCAACGACCACTCGGATCCCAGGGCCTCACCGTCTCCGCACTCGGGCTCGGGTGCATGGGCATGACCTACGCCTACGGCGGCCGGGACGACGCCGAGTCCCGCGCGACGATCGCCCGGGCGCTCGAGCTCGGTGTCACCTTCTTCGACACCGCGGACATCTACGGCCCCCGCACCAACGAGGAACTCCTCGGGCGCGAGCTGCGGGCCCACCGCGACGAGGTGCAGATCGCCACCAAGTTCGGCAACGCCGTCGCCCCGGACGGGAAGCCCGCCGGGCGCGTCGACGGGTCCCCGGAGTACCTGCGGCAGGCGATCGACGCCTCGCTGCAGCGGCTGGGGACCGACCACGTCGACCTCTACTACCAGCACCGTGTCGACCCGACCGTGCCGATCGAGGACACCTGGGGAGCGCTCGGCGAGCTCGTCGACGCCGGGAAGGTCCGCTACCTCGGCATCTCCGAGGCGGCACCGGACACGATCCGGCGCGCCCACGCCGTCGCGCCGCTCAGTGCCGTCCAGACCGAGTACTCGCTGTTCACCCGCGAGGTCGAGGACGACGGCGTGCTCGATGTCTGCCGAGAGCTCGGCATCGGGTTCGTGCCCTACAGCCCGCTTGGGCGCGGGTTCCTGTCCGGGGCCATCCGCAGCGTCGACGACCTGCCCGAGGGCGACTGGCGGCGCAACGCACCGCGGTTCTCCGGGGACGCCCTGCAGGCCAACCTCCGGGTCCTCGAGCGCGTCGAGGAGATCGCCGCGTCGAAGGGCGTCCCGACGACGGTGCTCGCGCTGGCCTGGGTGCTCGCGCAGCAGATCCCGTCCGGCGTGGTGCCGATCCCGGGCACCAAGCGCCGCGGGTACCTCGAGGAGAACGTCTCGGCGACGGACGTGACACTCACCGCCGACGAGCTGGCCACCCTCGACGAGGCGGCCCCGCTCGGCGTCGCGACCGGCGACCGCTACCCGACGGCGATGATGGGTGCCCTGCGCCGCTAG
- a CDS encoding transglycosylase family protein, whose translation MSGRHRKPSTLSETTGSIALASLKVGVVAASVTAPVALAGTAMAAPSASASPESNATWDRLAKCESTNNWDADTGNGFKGGLQFTDSTWKAFGGKKYADSADQASREEQIAVAKKVQDEQGWKAWPTCTKKLGMR comes from the coding sequence ATGTCTGGTCGCCACCGCAAGCCCTCCACCCTGTCCGAGACCACGGGCAGCATCGCCCTCGCCTCGCTCAAGGTCGGGGTGGTCGCCGCCTCCGTGACCGCTCCGGTCGCCCTCGCCGGCACCGCGATGGCCGCGCCGAGCGCGTCGGCCTCGCCGGAGAGCAACGCGACCTGGGACCGCCTCGCCAAGTGCGAGTCGACCAACAACTGGGACGCCGACACCGGCAACGGTTTCAAGGGCGGCCTGCAGTTCACCGACTCGACGTGGAAGGCGTTCGGCGGCAAGAAGTACGCCGACAGCGCCGACCAGGCCAGCCGCGAGGAGCAGATCGCCGTCGCGAAGAAGGTCCAGGACGAGCAGGGCTGGAAAGCCTGGCCGACCTGCACCAAGAAGCTCGGGATGCGCTAG
- a CDS encoding SAM-dependent methyltransferase, whose protein sequence is MLEPPRRHRPDAPAPATPGGLAERGVQPRTTLGLPPGAVPGQAGPPTDEATRPPALPEEFERPSSARVYDYLLGGAAHGAVDRRLGEELTRVAGDVVTLARENRAFLRRAVRFLLAAGVDQFLDLGSGVPTMGNVHEVVARSRSTARVAYTDVDSIAATHGQTLLAGVPTASYSTVDVTDVDAVLAAPGVAGLLELDRPVGLLAFSVLQHVRDDAAGLVGRYVARLAPGSAVALSHFTADDRRVTDHVERLTARYAHGRPRPRTRDEVAAIVAGTDLVDPGLAWAGEWRPEAGRPPAATDPRGHWAAVGFVR, encoded by the coding sequence GTGCTGGAACCGCCGCGCCGGCACCGTCCCGACGCGCCCGCCCCCGCCACCCCGGGCGGGCTCGCGGAACGCGGGGTGCAGCCCCGGACGACCCTCGGGCTGCCGCCGGGCGCGGTGCCGGGACAGGCCGGCCCGCCCACCGACGAGGCCACCCGACCGCCCGCGCTGCCGGAGGAGTTCGAGCGCCCCAGCTCGGCGCGGGTCTACGACTACCTGCTCGGCGGGGCGGCCCACGGCGCCGTCGACCGCAGGCTCGGCGAGGAGCTGACCCGGGTCGCGGGCGACGTCGTGACGCTCGCCCGCGAGAACCGCGCCTTCCTCCGTCGGGCCGTCCGCTTCCTGCTGGCCGCCGGCGTCGACCAGTTCCTCGACCTCGGCTCCGGCGTCCCCACGATGGGCAACGTCCACGAGGTGGTCGCCCGCAGCCGCTCGACGGCGCGGGTGGCCTACACCGACGTCGACTCGATCGCGGCGACCCACGGGCAGACGCTGCTCGCCGGCGTCCCCACCGCGAGCTACTCCACCGTCGACGTGACCGACGTCGACGCCGTGCTGGCCGCCCCCGGGGTCGCCGGTCTGCTCGAGCTGGACCGTCCCGTGGGCCTGCTCGCCTTCTCCGTGCTGCAGCACGTCCGGGACGACGCCGCGGGCCTCGTCGGGCGCTACGTGGCGCGGCTGGCGCCCGGGAGCGCGGTGGCGCTGTCGCACTTCACCGCCGACGACCGGCGCGTCACGGACCACGTCGAGCGGCTCACCGCCCGCTACGCCCACGGCCGGCCGCGGCCCCGCACGCGCGACGAGGTGGCCGCGATCGTCGCGGGCACCGACCTCGTCGATCCGGGGCTCGCCTGGGCCGGCGAGTGGCGTCCCGAGGCGGGCCGGCCGCCGGCCGCCACCGACCCGCGTGGTCACTGGGCGGCGGTCGGCTTCGTGCGCTGA
- a CDS encoding glycosyltransferase translates to MRVAVVTESFLPQVNGVTNSVLQVIAHLRRQGHEALVLAPGVGPGEVEGTPVIRVPALDLAVVDSLPVGVPTPAVRATLEEFRPDVVHLASPFVLGARAITAARRLRVPTVAVYQTDVAGFAASYGVGLTARAAWRWTRRLHARADRTLAPSAWAVDALREHGVPRVHRWGRGVDTARFRPAAEHADHGAAVAALRRELAPRGEMLVGYVGRLAHEKQVERLAALAGLPGVRTVVVGDGPSRPRLAELLPDAAFLGFRGGAELATAYAAVDAFVHTGPFETFCQTLQEAKASGLPVIAPDAGGARDLVDPGVTGWLFDVDDPAGGGLRERVRGWRDDPATRRRMGLAARASTTGRTWPAVCEELLGHYAELTTSADDSRGAHRDVTRGSAQRRSGTVDTAA, encoded by the coding sequence GTGCGCGTCGCGGTCGTGACCGAGTCCTTCCTGCCCCAGGTCAACGGGGTCACGAACTCGGTCCTGCAGGTCATCGCCCATCTCCGTCGACAGGGCCACGAGGCCCTCGTCCTGGCCCCCGGGGTCGGCCCCGGCGAGGTGGAGGGCACGCCCGTCATCCGGGTCCCGGCGCTCGACCTCGCCGTGGTCGACTCCCTCCCCGTCGGCGTCCCGACGCCCGCGGTCCGCGCGACGCTCGAGGAGTTCCGCCCCGACGTCGTCCACCTCGCCTCGCCCTTCGTCCTGGGCGCCCGCGCGATCACCGCGGCCCGGCGGCTGCGGGTGCCGACCGTCGCGGTCTACCAGACGGACGTCGCCGGGTTCGCCGCCTCGTACGGGGTCGGGCTGACCGCGCGCGCCGCGTGGCGCTGGACCCGACGGCTGCACGCCCGCGCCGACCGCACGCTCGCCCCGTCGGCGTGGGCGGTCGACGCGCTCCGCGAGCACGGGGTGCCCCGGGTGCACCGCTGGGGACGGGGGGTCGACACCGCGCGCTTCCGGCCCGCCGCCGAGCACGCCGATCACGGGGCGGCCGTCGCGGCGCTGCGCCGCGAACTCGCCCCGCGGGGGGAGATGCTGGTCGGCTACGTCGGGCGCCTCGCCCACGAGAAGCAGGTGGAGCGGCTCGCCGCGCTCGCCGGGCTGCCGGGCGTGCGCACGGTCGTCGTCGGGGACGGTCCGTCCCGGCCGCGGCTCGCCGAGCTCCTCCCCGACGCCGCCTTCCTCGGCTTCCGGGGCGGCGCCGAGCTCGCCACCGCCTACGCCGCCGTCGACGCGTTCGTCCACACCGGGCCGTTCGAGACGTTCTGCCAGACCCTGCAGGAGGCCAAGGCGAGCGGGCTGCCCGTGATCGCACCCGACGCAGGGGGTGCGCGCGACCTCGTCGACCCCGGGGTGACCGGCTGGCTCTTCGACGTCGACGACCCCGCGGGTGGCGGCCTCCGCGAGCGGGTACGGGGCTGGCGGGACGATCCGGCGACGCGGCGGCGGATGGGCCTCGCGGCCCGGGCCTCCACCACCGGTCGCACGTGGCCCGCCGTGTGCGAGGAACTGCTGGGCCACTACGCGGAGCTGACGACCTCCGCCGACGATTCACGCGGAGCACACCGCGACGTCACGCGCGGGTCGGCGCAGCGGCGCTCGGGCACCGTAGACACCGCGGCATGA
- a CDS encoding GNAT family N-acetyltransferase: MTSTEVLLTTASAPAGPTPVRNDGQRPGAGDSTRYSLLVSRDTDAVRAAQRLRHDVFAVEQGARLAPGVATDEGRDEDRFDAFCDHLMVRDDTDGSIVGTYRMLTPEGAVEAGGLYSDTEFDLRRLDPLRPGLVEVGRSCVHPDHRTGTVLSLVWAGMWRYLVLSGHRWLVGCASVPLTADGELPGAVWSLVREKHYAPAERRVVPHRPAPIGPDDGRRAARAQTPPLLRGYLRLGAEIGGAPAIDPDFGVADLLVLLDHTAIDPRWRRHLLGEDG; this comes from the coding sequence ATGACCAGCACCGAGGTCCTGCTCACGACCGCGAGCGCCCCGGCCGGCCCGACGCCCGTCCGGAACGACGGCCAGCGGCCCGGCGCCGGGGACTCCACGCGCTACAGCCTGCTCGTCTCCCGCGACACCGACGCCGTCCGCGCCGCACAACGCCTGCGCCACGACGTCTTCGCCGTCGAGCAGGGCGCACGCCTCGCTCCGGGCGTCGCCACCGACGAGGGGCGCGACGAGGACCGGTTCGACGCGTTCTGCGACCACCTCATGGTGCGCGACGACACCGACGGCTCGATCGTCGGCACGTACCGGATGCTGACGCCCGAGGGCGCCGTCGAGGCGGGCGGGCTGTACTCCGACACCGAGTTCGACCTGCGTCGACTCGACCCGCTGCGCCCGGGCCTCGTCGAGGTCGGCCGCTCCTGCGTGCACCCCGATCACCGCACCGGCACCGTGCTCTCCCTGGTCTGGGCCGGGATGTGGCGCTACCTCGTCCTCTCCGGCCACCGCTGGCTCGTCGGGTGCGCCAGCGTGCCCCTGACCGCCGACGGCGAGCTGCCCGGCGCGGTCTGGTCCCTCGTCCGGGAGAAGCACTACGCCCCCGCCGAGCGCCGGGTGGTCCCGCACCGGCCCGCCCCCATCGGTCCCGACGACGGGCGACGCGCAGCCCGCGCGCAGACCCCTCCGCTGCTCCGGGGCTACCTGCGCCTCGGCGCCGAGATCGGCGGCGCCCCCGCGATCGACCCCGACTTCGGCGTCGCCGACCTGCTCGTGCTGCTCGACCACACCGCGATCGACCCGCGCTGGCGCCGCCACCTGCTGGGGGAGGACGGATGA
- a CDS encoding lysophospholipid acyltransferase family protein yields MSAWLPASPCTPACLPVARPDDGWVRFRRRVRTVVRMTALVVVVLAGVPLAVVAPLLGPRAVGRMQAAWCGRLLAAAGVRVVVTGPRPAAGSLVVANHVSWLDVLALNRITPVRMLAKVEVRSWPLIGAMAARVGTVFLERDRLRALPAAVAAVADTLRAGGCVGVFAEGTTRCGRDLGPFRPAAFQAALDAGVPVVPVALSYADADGTVDATAAFVGDDDLLSSLLRVAAARRTVLTVRVLPAWTGAVEPGGRGPARRSSARAAAAAIGAALPLPAADPRPVPPVHVPARPVVRHPEVSRAA; encoded by the coding sequence ATGAGCGCCTGGCTGCCGGCCTCGCCGTGCACCCCGGCGTGCCTGCCGGTCGCCCGTCCCGACGACGGGTGGGTGCGGTTCCGGCGCCGCGTGCGCACGGTCGTGCGGATGACCGCGCTGGTCGTGGTCGTGCTCGCGGGCGTGCCGCTCGCGGTGGTCGCGCCGCTGCTCGGACCGCGGGCGGTCGGCCGGATGCAGGCCGCCTGGTGCGGCCGGCTGCTGGCGGCGGCCGGCGTGCGGGTGGTGGTGACCGGGCCGCGCCCGGCCGCGGGGTCGCTCGTCGTCGCGAACCACGTCTCCTGGCTGGACGTGCTCGCACTCAACCGGATCACCCCGGTCCGCATGCTGGCGAAGGTCGAGGTGCGGTCCTGGCCGCTGATCGGCGCGATGGCCGCCCGGGTCGGCACCGTCTTCCTCGAGCGTGACCGCCTGCGCGCCCTGCCCGCCGCGGTGGCCGCGGTCGCCGACACCCTGCGGGCCGGCGGGTGCGTCGGGGTGTTCGCGGAGGGCACCACCCGCTGCGGGCGCGACCTCGGTCCGTTCCGCCCGGCCGCCTTCCAGGCCGCCCTCGACGCGGGCGTTCCGGTGGTCCCGGTGGCGCTGTCCTACGCCGACGCCGACGGGACGGTGGACGCCACCGCCGCGTTCGTCGGCGACGACGACCTCCTCTCCTCCCTGCTCCGGGTCGCCGCGGCGCGACGCACCGTGCTCACCGTCCGGGTGCTGCCCGCGTGGACCGGTGCGGTCGAGCCCGGTGGGCGTGGGCCCGCCCGCCGCAGCAGCGCCCGGGCCGCCGCGGCCGCGATCGGCGCGGCCCTGCCGCTGCCCGCCGCCGACCCGCGCCCCGTCCCGCCGGTCCACGTCCCGGCGCGCCCGGTCGTGCGCCACCCGGAGGTCTCCCGTGCCGCCTGA
- a CDS encoding methyltransferase domain-containing protein, with the protein MPPEPLPTRDWRDDARFAAQFVRAPVATASVWPSSTALARTVADAALRPDGPRRPGGPVVVELGAGSGAFTVELARRLGGRGRHLAVELNPALAHHLAERLPTVEVVPADVAELPTLLAVRGLPAVGSVDVVVSGLGWSATRPGRDDSLLPVVASTLASGGVFVQFGYTFTRWAGPARALEQELRELYGEVTTSPTVWRNLPPAVVHRAAGPVRT; encoded by the coding sequence GTGCCGCCTGAACCCCTCCCGACCCGCGACTGGCGCGACGACGCCCGCTTCGCCGCCCAGTTCGTCCGCGCGCCCGTGGCGACGGCCTCGGTCTGGCCCAGCTCGACGGCGCTGGCCCGCACCGTGGCCGACGCGGCGCTGCGCCCGGACGGGCCCCGCCGTCCGGGCGGGCCCGTCGTGGTGGAGCTCGGCGCCGGGTCGGGCGCCTTCACCGTGGAGCTCGCCCGGCGGCTCGGTGGCCGTGGCCGGCACCTGGCGGTCGAGCTGAACCCCGCGTTGGCCCACCACCTGGCCGAGCGGCTCCCGACCGTCGAGGTGGTGCCGGCCGACGTCGCCGAGCTGCCGACCCTGCTCGCGGTGCGCGGCCTGCCCGCCGTCGGGAGTGTCGACGTCGTGGTGAGCGGCCTCGGGTGGTCCGCGACCCGGCCCGGCCGCGACGACTCCCTGCTGCCGGTCGTGGCCTCGACCCTCGCGTCGGGTGGGGTGTTCGTGCAGTTCGGGTACACCTTCACCCGCTGGGCGGGCCCGGCGCGAGCCCTCGAGCAGGAGCTCCGCGAGCTCTACGGCGAGGTGACGACCAGCCCGACGGTGTGGCGCAACCTGCCGCCCGCCGTCGTGCACCGTGCCGCCGGCCCGGTCCGGACATGA